A region of the Arenibacter antarcticus genome:
TCAATCCAGCCGCCGCAGAAAAAAGACACCAGCAAGGGTGGGTAGATGAACTTATAAAAGATATAGACCAATTAACCACACGGGCAAAGAGGGCTATTGCTAAAAAGGAAGTAGTATCCCTAGCGTATATTGGCAATATAGTGGAGGTTTGGGAAAAGTTTTATGAAGAAGAAATAGCTATTCACCTAGGTTCCGACCAGACCTCCCTGCACAATCCATGGTCGGGAGGGTATTACCCGGCCGGACTCAGTTTTGAAGCGGCAAATTCCATGATGAGCAAAGACCCGGAAACTTTTAGGGAAAAGGTACAAACCTCTTTACGAAGGCAAGTGAAAGCCATAAATAAACATACCGCCAAAGGCACCTATTTCTTTGATTACGGCAATGCCTTTCTACTAGAAGCCTCCCGTGCTGGTGCAGCTATCATGGCTGATAATAAAATCGATTTTAAATATCCTTCCTATGTTCAGGATATTCTGGGACCTATGTGTTTCGATTACGGATTTGGACCATTTAGGTGGGTCTGTACTTCTGGCGAGAAGTCCGACCTACAAAAAACAGATGCCATTGCCTTAAGGGTGATGGAAGAAATTAAAGTCACGGCTCCGCCAGAGATACAACAGCAGGTACAAGACAACATAAAATGGATCAAAGAGGCCGAAAGCAACAATCTGGTTGTAGGCTCAAAGGCCAGAATCTTGTACGCAGATGCTGAGGGAAGGGCCAAAATAGCAGAAGCTTTTAATAGGGCCATAGCCTCCAAGGAAATTACCGCACCCGTTGTATTGGGACGCGACCACCATGATGTAAGTGGTACCGATTCCCCATTTAGGGAGACCAGCAACATCTATGATGGGAGTAAATTCACAGCTGATATGGCAATGCACAATGTAATTGGAGACAGTTTTAGGGGAGCTACCTGGGTTTCTATCCACAATGGTGGCGGAGTAGGCTGGGGCGAGGTCATCAACGGTGGATTTGGAATGGTGCTGGATGGATCTCTAGAAGCCTCCAGAAAATTGAAGAATATGTTGTTCTATGATGTAAATAATGGGATTTCAAGAAGAAGTTGGGCCCGTAATAAAGAGGCCATGTTCGCTATAAAAAGAGAGATGGAACGCAGTCCGCAACTAAAAGTGACTTTACCCAATATAGTAGCAGATGATTTGTTGGAGGGATTGTTTAAATAAGCAACAGGTTTGGTTAAAGCCACTCGACTATTTCCATCTAAATCCCCCAGATAAATCTGGAGGCTATTCAAAACAATCCTTGATAAGCATTAAATTCAATAGCATAAAAATAAAACAGTAAAGTATCATTGTCTTACCCTAAATCCTTAGCGTCCATTTGGCGAATACATCAATATTAATCTATATTGAATTGCCACTAGCTTTAGCCTGAGGATAAAAAATAATGATCCATTATGGCTTTAGTCAATCCAATAAATAATTATTATATTCAATTGCAAAAGAAATTCCATTTAGCACTTTCATTCTTATGAAAAACTATATCCCTACAAACCCTGAGATCTGGACCGGAAGAACCTCCGACAAAGAACTCTACCTCCATGAAAAGGTGCGTCATATTAATTTAAAAGAAGACGGTCTCTCCAAATTTACCGACCAAACCTTTGCTATTTTAGGTTATGTATGTGATGAAGGGGTAAAAAGAAATCAAGGTCGGATCGGTGCTTCGGAGGGACCCGATGCTATCCGGAAGCAATTGGCAAAAATGCCAAACCATCTAAGTGACGATACCGCACTTTTTGAAATGGGCAACATTCAATGTATAAACGCCAATATGGAAGCTGCCCAAAGCTCCCTAGCAGAAACAGTTTCTCGATTATTGGAACTAAATACCTTTCCTATTCTTTTAGGAGGCGGACACGATATTGCTTACGGGCATTTTAACGGAATTAAAAATCAACTTGCTTCTCGAAGCAAGAACAAAACTATTGGCATCGTCAATTTTGATGCACACTTTGACCTACGCTCCAACAAATCAGGGAATAATTCTGGCACACCTTTTTATCAAATTGCACAGGACCTAAGTGCGGAAAATACGAAGTTAAAATATTTGTGCCTTGGCATTCGTAAGGATGCCAATATAAAATCTCTTTTTGATACCGCAAAGAATTTAAACGTGGGCGTTATTGAAAATAAAAATTTCAATCTGCACCATTTAGCCAACATCAAAATTAAATTAGAGCGATTTATAAAAGAGGCAGATTATTTATGCACTACCATTGATCTAGACGGATTTTCCTCTGCCTACGCTCCTGGGGTCAGTGCGCCATCGCCAATGGGGTTCTCGCCAGAAATAGTTATGGAATGTTTGGAAATTATTAGGGATTCTGAAAAAATGATCAGTTTAGATATTGCAGAAATGAATCCTACCTACGATATAGACGATCAAACAGCAAAATTGGCTGCTTCCTTAATCCACTTTGTATTGCATCAATAATAAGCAGCTCAAGACCCTATTCCAACCACGATTGGTAATAGTTACCATCATCAATCTCCATAGCGGCCTGAGTGAGTTGTAAGGGTTTAAAAGTATCTACCATTACTGCCAATTCTTCTGTTCTGGATTTTCCTATACTGGCCTCATAGGTACCTGGATGTGGCCCATGAGGTATTCCCGCGGGATGCAAGGAAATATATCCCTGATCTATATTCTTTCTACTCATAAAATCTCCCTCCACATAATACAAAACCTCATCAGAATCTATATTGGAATGATTGTATGGAGCCGGAATGGACTGGGGGTGATAATCGTACAACCTTGGCACAAAGGAACAGACCACAAAGGCTGAGGTCTCAAAAGTCTGATGCACTGGGGGCGGTTGGTGTATTCGGCCAGTAATAGGTTCAAAATTATGGATAGAGAAGCCATAGGGATAGTTATAACCGTCCCATCCAACTACATCAAAAGGGTGCGAGGCATATACCAAATGATGCAACTGTCCTTGTTTTTTAACTTTTAACAGAAAATTCCCTAGCTCATCATGTGTTTGCAAATTAGAAGGGAGCTTAAAATCGCGCTCGCAAAACGGTGCATGTTCCAAGTGTTGACCAAACCAATTCCGATATCTTTTAGGGGTGTATATTGGGTGATAGGATTCCGTAATGAACAACCTATTTTCCTCGGTCTCAAAATGTATTTGATAGATCATTCCCCTCGGAATTATAAGGTAATCGCCATATTTAAAATTAATCTCTCCCAACATGGTCTTTAAAGTGCCACTTCCCTTGTGCACAAACAACAATTCATCGGCATCCGCATTCTTATAAAAGTATTCGGTCATGGATTTTTTGGGAGAAGCCAATGTTAATTGTACATCGGAATTGAATAAGACCACTTTTCTACTATCCAAGAAATCATCTGCGGGTTTAATCTCAAAGCCTTTTAGCAATCGCGATTTTATATTGTGGTCTACCGTGGCCCTCGGGGAGATATCCAATGTTTTGCCCACCTCCTTTACCATCGTAGGTCGGTGCAGGTGATACATTAAGGAGGACATCCCTTCAAAACCTATAGTTCCAAAAAGCTGCTCATAATGCAGGCCTCCATCGGGCTTCTTAAAGATGGTATGTCTTTTCTGAGGAATATTACCTAGCTTATGGTATAATGGCATTGCTGTAGGTTTATTGTTAGGAACCCCTTTCCAAGGTATTCTGTATTAAAAATACAATAAATTACAGCGTATTGAAAATATTAGGAGCTTAAATAAAGAGGAGGACAGACTGTCCTAAAATAAAAAAAGCCCCCCAAAATGGAAAGCCTTTCATCGGTTATTGTTGTACTGGAAATACATCCAGTAGATCTCAACAATTTCAACCTAAGTCCCAATTCTCACTGGGACACAACACAACATTACAAAGATAGGAAAGGTTTCATTATAAATCCCTTTTGTAGCATCTTATTTCTTCGCATCAATAACTCCCTGTCTTACAAATGCTAAAGCACAAAATTAAACCCTGACTTTTCCAATTTTTTATATTTCCTATAATCGAACCGGTATAAAAATGCTCCTTTTTTAGAGGTAGACTTATCTTTCTCATCCAATTTAATAAGGAGATCAAAGGACAATACTTTCTTCCTGAAATTCCGATCGTCCAATTTTTTTTGGAAGATAGATTCATATAATATCTGGAGTTGTGGAATAGTGAATTTTTCAGGCAACAGTTCAAAACCAATGGGCTTCCTGGTCGCCTTTTGCCTAAGGTGATCCAACGCATCTGAAATCATGTTATTGTGGTCTAAAACCAGACCTGGTAGCTCATTCATGGCAAACCATTTGGCCCCATGACCTTCAACCTGCCCCTTATCATAATCATGAATCCTAATTAGGGCGTACTGTGCAATAGAAATACACCGGGCACCGGAATCGCGTTTTACATCGCTATACACCTTCAGCTCTTTCAGAAAAATATTCTCCAGCCCTGTGAATTGATACAATACTCGCCTGGCCGCCTCGGTTACACTTTCTTCTTCCTCCACAAAATTACCAATTAAAGACCATTCCCCTTTAAACGGTTCTATCCTTCGCTTAAAGACTAAAATTTTTAACACTCCCTCGTCAAAACCAAAAACAATGCAGTCCGTTGCCACTAGAATTTTAGGATGTCCGGTATAGCTGATTTTTGTGTCCAATAGTTGAATTCAATAGTTTACTTGATGAATATCAAAAATAAGACTTTAACAGTAAACTAATTATTTTATAATTTTGGTTGTCAATAAACCTGACCCTCATTTAATTCCTACCTATACGAGGTAAAGGAGTTTTTTACTTAAAAGACAGTCCAACACCAGCACTTACCCCCTATTTTTAGTATTCCCTTAACAAGGAATACTATCTATTTTGAGTAAATTAAGAATAAAAATGAGAAATACGGCTATAGTTTGGGTGATGACCACAACAGCAGTATTGGTCATGCTGGCGATAATGGGCGCTATGAACTTCCCCTTTAATTGGGTCTTTTACCTTACGGTAATAGGACAGATTATGGTTATCTATATGGTCTATAAAGTACTGACCGACAATTATACTACTGAAAAAACATTCGAAGACTTTTATGAGGATCATCCTATTGATCCATGAGGGTATCGGTAACGGATCCTTGTTTTTTGTGTTTACTATGTGGTGGGGTTCCCATACCTAATTCTGGAATGACCAATAACGGGATTTGGGTATGAAAGGCCATACGTTTTATTACCGGCTCCCTGGTCATTTTCTCCATATAACTATGTTGGTAATTTAACATGGCCAACAAGTGAATTCCCAGTTCATTGGAAAAAACCTCCAAAGTCTTGGAAACGGAGTTTAATTCTGAAACGGTATGAACATAATGTTCCACTTCTTTTAAGTACTTCCGCAACATATTCAGATTAAATTGCTGAACTTCCGTTAAGGATTTAATTTCGTATTGTACGTGCACTATACGTATTGCTGCCTTAAAAGATTTTGCCATCTCCAGTAGTGGCTGTAGTTCTGATGTAGTATAAAATCTATTGAAATCTGTTGCAAAGGCAATTTCTGAAGGAGTTTTAAATTTAAAATATTGGGGAATTGCCAATACTGGGCAATTCTTGACAGATTTAATGATCCTAACCGAATTGCTGCCCATAAAAACCTCCTCTAAGCCTGTAGCTCCTTTGGTCCCGGTTATTACCAGATCAATGTTTTTGGCTTCAATTATATTCTTAACCTCATCTACCAATAAACTAAAGGAAGAAATGGGAACGAACTTATGTTTGGCATTGGGAAATTCTTTCTCAATCCTCTCCAAAAGTTGCTTTAATCCTTTTTCCGAATTACATTTTACCACATCCTCACAAGCTTTTCCAGTAACGGCAGAGGCCATAAATCTGCTATGAGCAATAGTAGGTGTATAAGTATTCAGCACATAAAATGTACATTCTTCGTCCTTATAAAGGGAAATTGCATACTTGGTAGCATTCCAAGCATTTGCAGAAAAATCCGTTGGTAATAATATCTTTTTCAATTCCTTTTAGGTTTTAAATACGCGTTGATCCAACAATCTATTATGAGGTAAAATTAACGGAACTAAGCCGCTATATCTATGACTTTTATCATATTACATAGGGATTATACCTGGTCGTTAGATTGGTAGTACAAACAAATCCGTAGCACGGATATATCGGAACCGATAAATAGGAGATGAGATAAAATAAGGAATTATAGTAGGCAAATAAGGTAGGTGTACTGGAGAAAAATCTATATGATTTATTCGCTATTAACCTACATCCCCACTATAAGATCGGCAAGTCCTTTAGGGTTAATAATGCCTATTTTCTTTCCGGAAGCTTTGATCAGACCCATCTTTTTAAATTCTGAAATAATCCTGATAGCAGATTCTGTAGCTGTTCCCACTACATTGGCAATATCCTCCCTCGATAGGGTAAGAGCCAAAAATCCTTCATTATCCACCCCAAAATTATCGTCTAGATAAATAAAGGCTTCTGCAACCCGTTGTTTTACCGTTTTTTGGGACATATTTACAATAACATCATCGGCTTCCTTTAAATCGTGTGCCATATGCCGTAATACCTCAACAGCAAAATTGGGATTACTATTTAAAGTGTCCACAATAGCATCCTTAGGTATAAAACAAACTTCCATATCATTAATTGCAGTAGCGCTAAGATTGGATAATTCTTCGGCTATAACAGAACGTTGCCCCAAGACAGAACCCTTGGTCGCCAACTTTACAATTTGATCTTTACCATTTGGACTTAACTTGGAAAGTTTAGAAACTCCTTCCCGCACACAATAAACGCCGTTTAGCTTTTCCCCCTCCTCAAATATGGTTTCGCCTTTTTTAAGTATCTTGGTAGTTTTAGTGTCCGAGACCTTTTTTAATTCTTCCTTGCTCATTGCCCGCAAAGAATTAAATTCGCGAATAATACAATTTTCACATCTACTCATATACTAAGATTTTACCTGACGCAACAAATTTAGGAATTATTATTTAGGCCAAAACTGACGATTGTCATGTTTTGCCGCTGCCGAGGTAACCATCTTTGCAGTTGGGGATAAAGCAAACATGATATGGATACGCCAACTTGTTACCATTGTGGTGATACTTGTGGGAACACTACTATAAACTATGATGATAGAAGTTTTTGTTGCAATGGCTGCAAAACAGTTTACGAGATTTTCTCCAACAATGACCTATCCTATTATTATGACCTACAATCTGCTGCAGGGACCACACCCAACGAAATGGAAGGGAAATTTGATTTTCTTGAGTCTGAAAAGATCCAGGAAAAACTTATCGAATTTAACGACAATGGTCTTCAAATCGTAAATTTACAAATACCACATATACATTGTAGCTCTTGTATTTGGATATTGGAAAACCTAAATAGATTGGCTCCGGGAATTTCAAGTTCCCAGGTAGACTTTCCTGAAAAGACAGTAAGAGTCAACTATAATTCGGAAAAAACACCCCTAAAAGACGTAGTACTACTTTTGGCAAGGATTGGGTATGAACCCTATATTTCCTTAAAGGATTTTGATAACGTTAAAAAGATTAAAGACAGGAGTCTAATCTATAAATTAGGTATTGCAGGGTTTGCATTTGGCAATGTGATGTTCCTTTCTTTCCCTGAATATTTTGATGTTGGAGAGTATTGGCTGGAACAATTTAAAGTCGTTTTTAGATGGCTGATGTTCGCATTCTCCCTACCTGTGGTTTTTTATTCTGGACAAGATTTTTTTATTTCGGCATACAAAGGTTTAAGGTCGCGTTTCCTTAATATTGATGTCCCAATTGCATTGGGAATCTTGGTCCTTTTTATCAGGAGTACTGTTGAAATAATATTTGATTGGGGTTCCGGTTTCTTCGACAGTCTTACCGGATTGGTGTTTTTCTTGCTTCTGGGCAAGTTCTTTCAGCAAAAGACATACTCCTACCTATCCTTTGAACGCGATTATAAATCCTATTTCCCTATTGCAATTACGCGAATTACCAAAGAGAATAAGGAAGAAAACGTACAGGTCTATGATCTGGAAAAAGGCGACCGAATTCTGATACGCAGTGGTGAAATAATTCCTGTTGATGCTATATTGATGAGCGGCAGTGCAAAAATAGATTACAGTTTTGTTACCGGGGAATCTGAGCCTGTCCATAAAAATTCTGGCGATAAAATTTTTGCTGGAGGCAAGCAATTGGGCAGTGCCATTGAAATTGAAGCCGTAAAATCCGTTTCACAAAGCTACCTTACACAGCTTTGGAGCAATGCCGTTTTCCAAGAAGACAAATCGAGCAGTTTTAAAACGTTGACCGACCGTATTGGCAAGCGATTTACTATTGCAGTACTTACTATAGCCTTTGTATCTTCGGCCGTTTGGTTATTTCTAGACCCAGGGAAGATAATTAATGTGTTTACCGCAGTACTTATTATTGCGTGCCCATGCGCCATAGCCTTAGCCGCACCATTTACTTTGGGAAATATGCTGCGAATCTTTGGACGCCATAAATTTTACCTAAAGGACACGAAGTCCATAGAGCAATTAGCACAGATAGACACTGGAATTTTCGATAAAACAGGAACTATAACCACTGCAGCTGATAGCCAGGTTCATTACGAAGGGATGGAATTGACATTAGAGGAGGAATCCTTGCTTAAGAACACCTTGCGGTCCTCTAACCACCCCTTAAGTAGAAAACTTTACGAACTTTTGGCAGACCACGACATCATTACGTTAACGGATTATGAGGAGCAATTGGGGCAAGGAATAACAGGCACTACTGTACATGATAAAATAAAAATTGGCTCTCCCTCCTTTGTGGGTAGCAACCTAAATAATCCTACCGAAAATACTGCCGTACATATTAGCGCCAACGATCAATACAAGGGCCGATATATTTTTCAGAACCACTATAGAGAGGGAGTCGAAAAAATTTTCAAAGACATGTCCACCGATATGGAATTGGCCATACTTTCGGGAGATAACGATGGCGAAAGAGCTACCCTCTCCAAATTGCTGCCCAAAGGAACTGCATTGTACTTTAACCAAAAGCCGGAAAATAAACTGGAATTCATAAGTAGGCTTCAGGAACAGCACAAAAAGGTTTTAATGGTTGGAGATGGTCTAAACGACGCAGGGGCCTTGGCACAAAGCGATGTAGGTATTGCCATTTCAGAAAACATAAATGTATTCTCCCCTGCCTGTGACGGAATTTTAGATGCTAAAAACTTTAAGCATCTATACCTATATATTTTAGCATCCCGAAAAGCCATTAAAATTATAAAGCTAAGTTTCCTTCTCTCTTTGATGTACAATGTGGTTGGACTCTATTTTGCGGTTACCGGTCAATTAGAGCCCGTAATAGCGGCAATTTTAATGCCATTAAGCTCTATCAGCATTGTAGCTTTTACAACGGTATCTACCAACCTATTGGGAAGAAAATTGGATAAATAAGTAATTTTTAAAAGTGTTTTTTATCTCGGGTATGGGCTCTAGAATAGTGTTGCACTTTTAAGGGGTTACCTTATATCAGAGACGTACAGGTCACTAAATACTGCTAACTGATTTTCCGCGTTAG
Encoded here:
- a CDS encoding Crp/Fnr family transcriptional regulator, producing the protein MSRCENCIIREFNSLRAMSKEELKKVSDTKTTKILKKGETIFEEGEKLNGVYCVREGVSKLSKLSPNGKDQIVKLATKGSVLGQRSVIAEELSNLSATAINDMEVCFIPKDAIVDTLNSNPNFAVEVLRHMAHDLKEADDVIVNMSQKTVKQRVAEAFIYLDDNFGVDNEGFLALTLSREDIANVVGTATESAIRIISEFKKMGLIKASGKKIGIINPKGLADLIVGM
- a CDS encoding homogentisate 1,2-dioxygenase translates to MPLYHKLGNIPQKRHTIFKKPDGGLHYEQLFGTIGFEGMSSLMYHLHRPTMVKEVGKTLDISPRATVDHNIKSRLLKGFEIKPADDFLDSRKVVLFNSDVQLTLASPKKSMTEYFYKNADADELLFVHKGSGTLKTMLGEINFKYGDYLIIPRGMIYQIHFETEENRLFITESYHPIYTPKRYRNWFGQHLEHAPFCERDFKLPSNLQTHDELGNFLLKVKKQGQLHHLVYASHPFDVVGWDGYNYPYGFSIHNFEPITGRIHQPPPVHQTFETSAFVVCSFVPRLYDYHPQSIPAPYNHSNIDSDEVLYYVEGDFMSRKNIDQGYISLHPAGIPHGPHPGTYEASIGKSRTEELAVMVDTFKPLQLTQAAMEIDDGNYYQSWLE
- a CDS encoding NrtR DNA-binding winged helix domain-containing protein, producing MDTKISYTGHPKILVATDCIVFGFDEGVLKILVFKRRIEPFKGEWSLIGNFVEEEESVTEAARRVLYQFTGLENIFLKELKVYSDVKRDSGARCISIAQYALIRIHDYDKGQVEGHGAKWFAMNELPGLVLDHNNMISDALDHLRQKATRKPIGFELLPEKFTIPQLQILYESIFQKKLDDRNFRKKVLSFDLLIKLDEKDKSTSKKGAFLYRFDYRKYKKLEKSGFNFVL
- the hutG gene encoding formimidoylglutamase translates to MKNYIPTNPEIWTGRTSDKELYLHEKVRHINLKEDGLSKFTDQTFAILGYVCDEGVKRNQGRIGASEGPDAIRKQLAKMPNHLSDDTALFEMGNIQCINANMEAAQSSLAETVSRLLELNTFPILLGGGHDIAYGHFNGIKNQLASRSKNKTIGIVNFDAHFDLRSNKSGNNSGTPFYQIAQDLSAENTKLKYLCLGIRKDANIKSLFDTAKNLNVGVIENKNFNLHHLANIKIKLERFIKEADYLCTTIDLDGFSSAYAPGVSAPSPMGFSPEIVMECLEIIRDSEKMISLDIAEMNPTYDIDDQTAKLAASLIHFVLHQ
- a CDS encoding universal stress protein, which translates into the protein MKKILLPTDFSANAWNATKYAISLYKDEECTFYVLNTYTPTIAHSRFMASAVTGKACEDVVKCNSEKGLKQLLERIEKEFPNAKHKFVPISSFSLLVDEVKNIIEAKNIDLVITGTKGATGLEEVFMGSNSVRIIKSVKNCPVLAIPQYFKFKTPSEIAFATDFNRFYTTSELQPLLEMAKSFKAAIRIVHVQYEIKSLTEVQQFNLNMLRKYLKEVEHYVHTVSELNSVSKTLEVFSNELGIHLLAMLNYQHSYMEKMTREPVIKRMAFHTQIPLLVIPELGMGTPPHSKHKKQGSVTDTLMDQ
- a CDS encoding heavy metal translocating P-type ATPase metal-binding domain-containing protein gives rise to the protein MDTPTCYHCGDTCGNTTINYDDRSFCCNGCKTVYEIFSNNDLSYYYDLQSAAGTTPNEMEGKFDFLESEKIQEKLIEFNDNGLQIVNLQIPHIHCSSCIWILENLNRLAPGISSSQVDFPEKTVRVNYNSEKTPLKDVVLLLARIGYEPYISLKDFDNVKKIKDRSLIYKLGIAGFAFGNVMFLSFPEYFDVGEYWLEQFKVVFRWLMFAFSLPVVFYSGQDFFISAYKGLRSRFLNIDVPIALGILVLFIRSTVEIIFDWGSGFFDSLTGLVFFLLLGKFFQQKTYSYLSFERDYKSYFPIAITRITKENKEENVQVYDLEKGDRILIRSGEIIPVDAILMSGSAKIDYSFVTGESEPVHKNSGDKIFAGGKQLGSAIEIEAVKSVSQSYLTQLWSNAVFQEDKSSSFKTLTDRIGKRFTIAVLTIAFVSSAVWLFLDPGKIINVFTAVLIIACPCAIALAAPFTLGNMLRIFGRHKFYLKDTKSIEQLAQIDTGIFDKTGTITTAADSQVHYEGMELTLEEESLLKNTLRSSNHPLSRKLYELLADHDIITLTDYEEQLGQGITGTTVHDKIKIGSPSFVGSNLNNPTENTAVHISANDQYKGRYIFQNHYREGVEKIFKDMSTDMELAILSGDNDGERATLSKLLPKGTALYFNQKPENKLEFISRLQEQHKKVLMVGDGLNDAGALAQSDVGIAISENINVFSPACDGILDAKNFKHLYLYILASRKAIKIIKLSFLLSLMYNVVGLYFAVTGQLEPVIAAILMPLSSISIVAFTTVSTNLLGRKLDK
- a CDS encoding urocanate hydratase, which gives rise to MIKDTFRNQVLQGIPKELPLKKTYPKIANTAPKRKDILSKEEKKLAIRNALRYFPAVWHPELVIEFVAELNTLGRIYMHRFKPDYPLFARPISEYPAQTPQAASIMLMIQNNLDPAVAQHPEELITYGGNGAVFQNWAQYLLTMQYLSSMTEEQTLHIYSGHPMGLFPSSKDAPRVVVTNGMMIPNYSKPDDWEKYNALGVTQYGQMTAGSYMYIGPQGIVHGTAITLLNAFRKVLNTKETPAGKIFLTAGLGGMSGAQPKAGNIAGCITICAEVNPAAAEKRHQQGWVDELIKDIDQLTTRAKRAIAKKEVVSLAYIGNIVEVWEKFYEEEIAIHLGSDQTSLHNPWSGGYYPAGLSFEAANSMMSKDPETFREKVQTSLRRQVKAINKHTAKGTYFFDYGNAFLLEASRAGAAIMADNKIDFKYPSYVQDILGPMCFDYGFGPFRWVCTSGEKSDLQKTDAIALRVMEEIKVTAPPEIQQQVQDNIKWIKEAESNNLVVGSKARILYADAEGRAKIAEAFNRAIASKEITAPVVLGRDHHDVSGTDSPFRETSNIYDGSKFTADMAMHNVIGDSFRGATWVSIHNGGGVGWGEVINGGFGMVLDGSLEASRKLKNMLFYDVNNGISRRSWARNKEAMFAIKREMERSPQLKVTLPNIVADDLLEGLFK